The genome window TCCCGCGGGTCATAGTATGAAACCCACCGAGAAACCTCCACGTTTCCTGCCCGCGGCATGGCATGAACGAATTAACTGTCCCATATCGCTCGGTGGACACGAGTTAAAGAGCcgcaaggaaaagaaaaaaaaaaaaaaaaaaaaaaaaacaggaCATCTTTGTAGGGCAGACAATGGCGCGGGCTATAGGCTACTTTTGGGATACCGAGCTTCCTTCTCGTGTAGTAATTGAGGCCGCAGTCAGTAAATGAAAAGCCATTAGTGTTACTAAGatagaaaaacaaaaagtaTATGAGACTCGACCTTTAAGCTCAGATGTGAGTCTACGACCACTACACTGCCAATATTGAATCTTATTCGCTGCGAAGAATTAGCACACAACCCCCAAACTACCGCCAAAATGATGAACAGCGTTTTACCGTTTACTGTACGTCACCTTGTTGGAAGTTGTCTtttacccccctccccccgggCCCATGTAACTAAATCCAGGTCCATCTCATAGGTCGAGCAGGCAGCCATGGCAACAGAGTACTGCCAGAGCTTCACTGATGGGATCAGCCCAGGCATGCAAGAGGCCTGGGAATGGACGCGCGACAATTTTGACGATGCCGACAAGATGTCGTCGCTGCTTCAGGGCGCGACTAACAAATTTCTTGCCCAGATTTTGCAGCCAAAGAGAAGTACGCGCGAATGTCTCTGTTAGTCGTTTGCGAAGAAAGTAGATtaactaattttttttccccctcagTTTTGGAAATCGGCAGTTACTCTGGTTTCAGCGCCCTCGCGTGGTATGAGGCAACCACGAAGCAAAACGCTGAGATTATCACTCTCGAAATTGAGCAGCGCATGATTGATGCTACCAAACGAACTATCGAGCGCAACAACATGCAGGACCGCGTCCGCCTGCTCGAAGGACCTGCCCAAGACACGCTCAAGACCCTTCAGGGAAGCAGCTTCGACATTGTCTTTGTCGACGCCGACAAGGAAGGCTATGAGGGCTACGTCCGCACTGTCCTGGATAATAAGTTGTTGTCTCCCAAGGGTATCATCATCTGTGACAATggtaattttttttctctggCAATTGGAAAGTACATGATATGATTGAGCTTACGCCGGTATAGTCTTTTCTCGCGGTCTTGCCATTGACACCAACGCTGGCCCCCATCTCCGTAAGGATCTTGTCCCCTACTGGATCGAGTGCGGTAAGGCAATGCGCAAGCTCAACGAGTTCTGCAAGAACGACTCCCGCATTGACTCGCTCGTTTTGCCGCTGTACGATGGCATGTCGATTCTTAAGTGGAAGGAGTGAGCACATGCATGCCTGGCAGCTGGAAGGATTGGCGTGGATCGCATATATGCTGCAGTAGAGAAATAAATTTGACCGATAGTCTGGGTTTGTGGTGATTTCTCTCTATAACTGCTTGGTGGAAAGAAATTGTAATTACGGTAGATGCGTTCAAAATCTCGTAAGGACTTGTGCACGTAAAGCACCGCTGCCTCCCGCGGCGCATTCTATGGATCGGTCACATTCAATAGCAGACTTCGGCCCATTACTAAAAGACTGAAAGACTGATAAAAGCCAAGTGACATCTGGTTGGCTATGCATCTTATGGCATTGACATAAGGTAGCAGTGGATAGCCTCAGTGGTATCGACAATggcatcttcttttcttcctccgaaCGCTGGACGTCCAAACAGCCAGCTCTGCAACGATGTTCTTCTAGTCCAAATGCCCATTGAAGTTCCAGCGCagtggaagaaaaagatcGAAACCAAGTATCCGGGGATCGAAATAAGGTCCAGGGTTCTGCGGTTGGAGCTAGGTCTGGAGGCAAACAA of Aspergillus luchuensis IFO 4308 DNA, chromosome 7, nearly complete sequence contains these proteins:
- a CDS encoding O-methyltransferase (COG:Q;~EggNog:ENOG410PMN1;~InterPro:IPR002935,IPR029063;~PFAM:PF03602,PF08241,PF01596,PF13578,PF13847;~antiSMASH:Cluster_7.5;~go_function: GO:0008171 - O-methyltransferase activity [Evidence IEA]), which produces MMNSVLPFTVEQAAMATEYCQSFTDGISPGMQEAWEWTRDNFDDADKMSSLLQGATNKFLAQILQPKRILEIGSYSGFSALAWYEATTKQNAEIITLEIEQRMIDATKRTIERNNMQDRVRLLEGPAQDTLKTLQGSSFDIVFVDADKEGYEGYVRTVLDNKLLSPKGIIICDNVFSRGLAIDTNAGPHLRKDLVPYWIECGKAMRKLNEFCKNDSRIDSLVLPLYDGMSILKWKE